From Anopheles funestus chromosome 3RL, idAnoFuneDA-416_04, whole genome shotgun sequence, a single genomic window includes:
- the LOC125766910 gene encoding MAP7 domain-containing protein 1-like, whose amino-acid sequence MSKVNMSPRVVLTLLDLTKSSSVRSTPERAPTPAPRMSQEIPGEPETAARKRTAPTPSPRRTVTPEMPAPAASPSEAEAGSSNPWPLVNASHEQAIMYERLVEQLEELNRRLERTERENARLRAELNLYRTGINTVVRLEDSATGVRLGNQATTKSGPSKKTLRRKAQRDRVLARQSQGPAQQRLLELQEHLRREIAEEQITTRNGQGQGERHKSQSLQRDYAFPPLEVRQQQQRSYRDMVSGWQVVGQRSKAQPSAAPQQQRQRPQHPVQTQRPVQTNQRSARRRPDAILVPGLRGCPTIHPHREADAEGQSPDGAGPGRGLRGVVPPHPGHTG is encoded by the coding sequence atgTCCAAGGTAAACATGTCCCCGCGGGTGGTGCTGACGTTGCTGGACTTGACGAAGTCCTCATCGGTTAGGAGCACGCCGGAAAGGGCTCCTACGCCAGCCCCGAGGATGTCTCAGGAGATTCCGGGAGAACCGGAAACGGCAGCGCGTAAGCGTACAGCGCCTACGCCGTCACCGAGGAGAACGGTCACCCCGGAGATGCCGGCCCCAGCCGCATCGCCGTCGGAGGCAGAAGCCGGCAGTTCCAACCCGTGGCCGCTCGTGAACGCGTCACATGAACAGGCGATCATGTATGAGCGTTTGGTGGAGCAGCTTGAAGAGCTTAACCGGCGGTTAGAGCGTACCGAGAGGGAGAACGCGAGGCTCCGGGCTGAGCTCAACTTATACCGGACCGGTATTAACACGGTGGTGAGGCTGGAGGATTCAGCGACTGGAGTGCGCTTGGGAAACCAAGCCACGACCAAGTCAGGCCCCAGCAAAAAGACGCTGAGGCGTAAGGCCCAAAGGGATAGAGTCCTAGCGCGTCAGTCGCAGGGTCCTGCCCAGCAGCGATTGCTGGAATTGCAGGAGCACCTACGGCGTGAAATAGCGGAGGAGCAGATTACGACGAGGAACGGACAGGGACAAGGGGAACGGCACAAATCCCAGTCCCTGCAACGGGATTACGCCTTTCCTCCATTGGAGGttaggcagcagcagcagcgatcATACCGGGATATGGTCTCCGGATGGCAGGTGGTGGGACAGCGGTCAAAGGCCCAGCCTTCAGCCGCAccccagcagcagcggcagcggccGCAACATCCGGTGCAGACTCAGCGCCCCGTCCAGACGAACCAGAGATCCGCACGCCGACGACCAGATGCCATCTTGGTGCCCGGCCTTAGAGGATGCCCAACAATACATCCGCATCGGGAAGCGGACGCCGAAGGGCAATCTCCGGATGGAGCTGGCCCGGGACGCGGACTCCGCGGCGTTGTGCCGCCGCATCCAGGCCACACTGGGTGA